Proteins found in one Apostichopus japonicus isolate 1M-3 chromosome 16, ASM3797524v1, whole genome shotgun sequence genomic segment:
- the LOC139983095 gene encoding uncharacterized protein: MEELLPEILRTQNSINQTLDEASSSGTGPARARFVSSFVQRFKSGRTSQSPPVTGKRHRVKKVTRGRPTKGYVLKLVALKEPNQQKRPGSWKALKALRRIGLGNLTEDCIVPADLSAAQFTNFIWGKFPALKETPFRLAHSGADGKLLGLPEKTTPASLKVNRARRCIYIVPCEPIPPSASLRPVCSTCHRTLDLSSPNCLPCQQDREFASTSAKDQQKDASVQLQQNIKHKLDEIRHNRIEAIQSLPEPEEGFKVKCRTQSGCFQRKFSCDNALSVLVTWIGSLEGATEHFTFNAVGQRSISSTESHYKTLQDV, translated from the exons ATGGAAGAATTACTACCAGAGATTCTTCGTACGCAAAATTCGATTAACCAAACATTAGATGAAGCAAGTTCCAGTGGCACAGGACCAGCAAGAGCGCGTTTCGTGTCAAGTTTTGTACAGAG ATTCAAATCAGGACGAACAAGTCAGTCACCACCAGTAACTGGGAAACGGCACAGGGTGAAGAAGGTCACAAGAGGCAGGCCGACAAAAggatatgttttgaagttgGTGGCTCTGAAAGAACCAAATCAACAGAAGAGGCCAGGCTCATGGAAAGCTTTGAAAGCTTTAAGGCGGATTGGTCTAG GAAATCTCACAGAGGATTGCATCGTCCCAGCTGATCTTTCTGCAGCTCAGTTTACCAATTTTATTTGGGGAAAATTTCCAGCCTTAAAGGAAACACCATTCAGACTTGCTCATAGCGGAGCTGATGGGAAGCTGTTAGGTTTGCCTGAGAAAACTACACCAGCCTCCCTAAAAGTCAACAGGGCGCGAAGGTGTATTTACATAGTTCCTTGTGAACCAATCCCACCATCTGCCAGTCTG AGGCCTGTCTGTAGCACATGCCACAGGACACTGGATTTATCCAGCCCCAACTGCTTGCCCTGCCAACAAGACAGAGAATTTGCATCTACTTCTGCCAAAGACCAGCAAAAG GACGCGTCAGTGCAACTCCAGCAAAACATAAAGCACAAGTTGGATGAG aTCAGACATAACCGGATTGAAGCAATTCAATCTTTGCCAGAGCCAGAGGAAGGATTTAAAGTGAAATGCAGAACTCAAAGTGGGTGCTTTCAACGAAAGTTTTCTTGTGATAATGCTCTTTCA GTTTTGGTGACTTGGATTGGTTCCCTTGAAGGTGCAACGGAGCATTTTACGTTCAATGCTGTAGGGCAAAGGTCAATTTCATCCACTGAATCTCATTATAAAACATTGCAGGATGTATGA
- the LOC139983114 gene encoding uncharacterized protein, translating to MSCQDQLLHIGVNRLEEGNFTLWAKQKFPNRGSSTVTDISGQDDTMLQNDVIDGNGARYLEPGDPNVGSGTFGISGGRNDKQLQEGYGTSDDSSRLGQSQVQILAGTLTSHETDDRANGQWGGRDTFTLEEPGVMANNNPAPPGDHNDGNANFAKTTSNLDLTSLLPLGGNTLPNYFLCGIDRGLRPVDYKEGVLAFLHHNKAAGSSIKICLTSMQRKGILTNHSLLIYSSKVISTLKPSDIVKHNAFAGGYSFGVCQLYPAKNCSYFTVLRDPYDRVISSYYYCRVQYWDQLCGPLRVGNFTLQEWGIYQGSYFFYQLLMQRGYCRNNDAIQQMFDNGDIDFIPKGSMKYINYNDTHQCWFKEKAYLSNVLNNTGKMHLLENI from the exons ATGTCATGTCAAGACCAGCTGTTGCACATAGGTGTAAACAG ATTGGAGGAAGGTAACTTCACACTCTGGGCCAAGCAAAAATTCCCAAACCGTGGGTCATCGACTGTAACCGATATAAGTGGTCAGGACGACACCATGTtacagaatgacgtcatcgatgGGAACGGGGCAAGATATTTGGAGCCCGGTGACCCGAACGTGGGCAGTGGGACGTTTGGAATATCAGGAGGACGCAATGACAAACAGTTACAGGAGGGGTACGGAACATCCGATGACTCATCGAGACTTGGTCAATCCCAGGTTCAGATATTAGCAGGAACGTTGACGTCCCATGAAACCGACGACAGAGCCAATGGACAGTGGGGTGGAAGGGACACGTTTACGTTAGAAGAACCTGGTGTCATGGCTAACAACAACCCTGCACCACCAGGTGACCATAATGACGGAAATGCAAATTTCGCAAAGACGACGTCAAATTTAGACCTTACCTCTCTGCTTCCTCTAGGCGGAAATACGCTTCCAAATTATTTCCTCTGTGGAATAGATCGGGGTCTACGACCGGTTGACTATAAAGAGGGCGTCCTGGCTTTTCTTCATCACAATAAGGCGGCCGGTTCGTCTATCAAGATTTGCCTAACGAGTATGCAGAGAAAGGGAATTTTAACAAATCATTCCCTTCTCATCTATTCGTCGAAAGTGATATCGACTTTAAAGCCCAGTGATATCGTCAAACACAATGCATTTGCCGGGGGTTACTCCTTTGGCGTGTGCCAGCTCTATCCGGCTAAGAATTGTTCCTATTTTACCGTCTTGCGGGATCCTTACGATCGAGTTATTTcgtcttattattattgtcgGGTCCAGTACTGGGACCAGCTGTGTGGACCTTTAAGAGTGGGCAACTTCACTCTGCAAGAATGGGGGATTTATCAAGGCAGTTATTTCTTTTACCAACTGTTGATGCAGAGAGGGTATTGTCGGAATAATGACGCCATACAGCAGATGTTCGATAACGGTGATATTGATTTCATACCGAAGGGATCGATGAAGTATATTAACTATAATGACACCCACCAGTGCTGGTTCAAAGAGAAAGCATATTTAAGCAACGTATTGAATAACACAGGGAAAATGCATTTATTGGAGAACATTTGA